One window of Kosakonia cowanii JCM 10956 = DSM 18146 genomic DNA carries:
- the macB gene encoding macrolide ABC transporter ATP-binding protein/permease MacB: MTALLELKEIRRSYPSGDGMVEVLKGITLTINAGEMVAIVGASGSGKSTLMNILGCLDKPTRGTYRVAGTDVSTLSGDALAQLRREHFGFIFQRYHLLSHLTAAQNVEVPAVYAGTERKARLARAKELLTRLGLGDRSEYQPSQLSGGQQQRVSIARALMNGGQVILADEPTGALDSHSGEEVMAILHQLRDRGHTVIIVTHDPQVAAQAERIIEIRDGEIIANPPAKTTAASAAKHESVVTSVGGWRQFTSRFQEALTMAWRAMAANKMRTLLTMLGIIIGIASVVSIVVVGDAAKQLVLADIRSIGTNTIDVYPGKDFGDDEPQNQQALKYDDLLAIQKQPWVRSATPSVSQNLRLRYGNIDVAASANGVSGQYFNVYGMTFSEGTAFNAEQQGRRAQVVVLDSNTRRQLFPDKASVVGEVILVGNMPATVIGVAEEKQSMFGSSKILRVWLPYSTIAGRIMGQSWLNSITVRVNEGYSSEQAEQQLTQLLNLRHGKKDFFVWNMDGVLKTAEKTTRTLQLFLTLVAVISLLVGGIGVMNIMLVSVTERTREIGIRMAVGARAGDVLSQFLIEAVFVCLVGGALGVMLSMLIAFTLQLFLPGWEIGFSPVALLTAFLCSTFTGVLFGWLPARNAARLDPVDALARE; the protein is encoded by the coding sequence CGACCCGCGGCACCTATCGCGTGGCGGGAACGGATGTTTCGACCCTCAGCGGCGACGCGCTGGCGCAGCTGCGCCGCGAGCACTTTGGTTTTATCTTTCAGCGCTACCATCTGCTCTCCCATCTGACCGCCGCACAGAATGTTGAAGTGCCAGCAGTCTATGCCGGGACGGAGCGCAAAGCGCGGCTGGCCCGCGCCAAAGAGTTGCTGACGCGCCTCGGGCTTGGCGATCGCAGCGAGTATCAACCCTCGCAGCTCTCCGGCGGCCAGCAGCAGCGCGTCAGTATTGCCCGTGCGTTGATGAACGGCGGGCAGGTGATCCTCGCCGATGAGCCAACCGGCGCGCTGGATAGCCACTCCGGCGAAGAGGTGATGGCGATCCTCCATCAGCTGCGCGATCGCGGCCACACGGTGATTATCGTCACTCACGATCCGCAGGTTGCCGCGCAGGCTGAGCGGATCATTGAGATCCGCGATGGCGAAATTATTGCCAATCCGCCGGCAAAAACTACCGCCGCCTCTGCGGCAAAGCATGAAAGCGTTGTCACCTCCGTCGGCGGCTGGCGGCAGTTCACCAGCCGTTTCCAGGAAGCGCTGACCATGGCCTGGCGGGCGATGGCGGCCAACAAAATGCGCACCTTGCTCACCATGCTCGGCATTATTATCGGTATCGCCTCGGTCGTGTCGATTGTGGTAGTGGGCGATGCGGCCAAGCAACTGGTGCTGGCAGATATCCGCTCCATCGGCACCAACACCATCGATGTCTACCCCGGTAAAGATTTTGGTGATGATGAGCCACAAAACCAGCAGGCGCTGAAGTATGACGATCTGCTTGCCATTCAAAAGCAGCCGTGGGTGCGCTCAGCTACGCCATCGGTGTCGCAAAACCTGCGTCTGCGTTACGGCAATATCGACGTGGCGGCCAGCGCGAACGGCGTCAGCGGGCAATATTTTAATGTTTACGGTATGACCTTTAGCGAAGGCACCGCGTTTAACGCCGAGCAGCAGGGCAGGCGCGCGCAGGTGGTGGTGCTCGACAGCAATACCCGGCGGCAGCTCTTCCCGGATAAAGCCAGCGTAGTGGGTGAAGTGATTCTGGTCGGTAATATGCCGGCGACGGTGATTGGTGTGGCGGAGGAGAAGCAGTCGATGTTCGGCAGCAGCAAGATCCTGCGCGTCTGGCTGCCTTACAGCACCATTGCCGGGCGGATTATGGGCCAGTCATGGCTCAACTCCATTACCGTGCGCGTAAATGAGGGCTACAGCAGTGAACAAGCCGAGCAGCAATTGACGCAGCTGTTAAATCTTCGCCACGGTAAAAAGGATTTCTTTGTCTGGAACATGGACGGGGTGCTGAAAACGGCAGAGAAAACGACTCGTACGCTGCAGCTCTTTTTAACGCTGGTGGCGGTGATCTCGCTACTGGTAGGCGGGATTGGCGTGATGAATATCATGCTGGTGTCGGTCACCGAGCGTACCCGGGAGATTGGCATCCGAATGGCGGTGGGCGCACGTGCGGGCGACGTGCTGTCACAGTTTCTGATTGAAGCGGTGTTTGTCTGCCTGGTGGGCGGTGCGCTGGGCGTGATGCTGTCGATGCTGATCGCCTTCACTCTGCAACTCTTTCTGCCCGGCTGGGAGATTGGCTTCTCGCCGGTTGCGCTGTTAACGGCGTTTTTGTGCTCCACCTTTACCGGCGTGCTGTTTGGCTGGCTTCCTGCCCGCAATGCCGCGCGGCTCGATCCGGTGGATGCGCTGGCGCGCGAGTAA
- the cspD gene encoding cold shock-like protein CspD, producing MEMGTVKWFNNAKGFGFICPEGGGEDIFAHYSTIQMDGYRTLKAGQTVRFDVHQGPKGNHASLIVPVELEAIA from the coding sequence ATGGAAATGGGTACTGTAAAGTGGTTCAACAATGCCAAAGGGTTTGGCTTCATCTGCCCGGAAGGCGGTGGTGAAGATATCTTCGCCCATTACTCCACCATCCAGATGGATGGTTACAGAACGTTAAAAGCCGGGCAGACGGTCCGGTTTGATGTACACCAGGGCCCTAAAGGCAATCATGCCAGTCTTATCGTGCCAGTAGAACTGGAAGCGATAGCCTGA
- a CDS encoding esterase/lipase family protein, which yields MAQKGNHYPLIFVHGVVGWGPDEMLGFKYWGGFDDTIAYLNSNGVESYAAVVGPVSSNWDRAVELYYYIKGGTVDYGAAHSLKANHARYGKTYPGIYPHWDEHHKIHLVGHSMGGLTSRQLVDMLQDGSEEERAFHESHPGTELSPLFEGGKDYVFSVTTVATPNNGSSFAQDKNLIVGLIEDMVRKAATIAGVSSLSSFVYDFKLDQFGLRRDPDESLAEYIRDVFTSSIWDSKDIASYDLSVVGVSANKQYLETKPNVYYFSHTGKTTVGVPFTSFQIPGVYTNPLLVPSATYMGKTITDPQTSLINATWTTNDGLVNSVSSYYPFGADAKPYDGQPKKGQWSYYPVMYDWDHLDFMGFDVIPQAYVNAFYADVARSLLELDK from the coding sequence ATGGCCCAAAAAGGAAATCACTATCCCCTGATTTTTGTTCATGGTGTTGTCGGCTGGGGCCCCGATGAAATGCTGGGTTTCAAATATTGGGGCGGGTTTGATGACACCATTGCCTATTTAAATAGCAATGGGGTGGAGTCTTACGCCGCCGTTGTTGGGCCGGTTTCCAGCAACTGGGATCGCGCGGTTGAGCTCTATTACTATATTAAAGGCGGCACCGTTGATTATGGCGCCGCCCATTCCCTGAAAGCGAACCATGCCCGCTACGGTAAAACTTACCCCGGCATCTATCCACACTGGGATGAGCACCATAAGATCCACCTCGTTGGCCACAGTATGGGCGGGTTAACCAGCCGCCAGCTGGTCGATATGCTGCAGGATGGCAGCGAAGAGGAGCGCGCGTTCCATGAATCGCACCCCGGAACAGAGCTCTCTCCGCTTTTTGAAGGCGGGAAAGATTATGTTTTCAGCGTCACTACCGTCGCGACGCCAAATAATGGCAGCTCGTTTGCACAAGATAAAAACCTGATCGTTGGCCTGATTGAAGATATGGTCCGCAAAGCGGCGACTATTGCCGGCGTGTCGTCGCTCTCTTCATTTGTTTATGATTTCAAACTCGACCAGTTTGGCCTGCGCCGCGATCCGGATGAGAGCCTGGCTGAATATATTCGCGATGTTTTCACCAGCAGCATCTGGGATTCGAAGGATATTGCCTCTTACGATCTCTCGGTAGTTGGCGTCAGTGCGAATAAGCAGTACCTGGAGACTAAGCCCAACGTCTATTATTTCTCGCATACCGGTAAAACAACCGTTGGCGTGCCGTTTACCTCTTTCCAGATCCCCGGCGTCTATACCAATCCACTGCTGGTGCCGTCAGCAACCTATATGGGTAAAACCATTACCGATCCGCAAACATCATTAATTAATGCCACCTGGACGACGAATGATGGGCTGGTGAATTCAGTTTCCAGCTATTACCCCTTTGGTGCTGATGCGAAACCCTATGATGGCCAGCCGAAAAAAGGGCAGTGGAGCTATTACCCGGTAATGTACGATTGGGATCATCTCGACTTTATGGGATTTGATGTCATCCCGCAGGCTTATGTTAATGCTTTCTATGCCGATGTTGCGAGGTCATTACTGGAGCTGGATAAATAG
- the clpS gene encoding ATP-dependent Clp protease adapter ClpS has protein sequence MGKSNSWLDFEQLAEDKLRDALKPPSMYKVMIMNDDYTPMEFVIDVLQKFFSYDVERATQLMLTVHYHGKAICGVFTAEVAETKVAMVNKYARENEHPLLCTLEKA, from the coding sequence ATGGGTAAGAGCAATAGCTGGCTGGATTTTGAGCAATTGGCGGAAGATAAACTGCGCGACGCGCTCAAACCGCCATCGATGTACAAAGTGATGATAATGAACGATGACTACACGCCAATGGAATTTGTTATTGACGTGCTACAAAAGTTCTTTTCTTATGATGTTGAACGTGCAACGCAACTGATGCTAACGGTTCACTATCACGGTAAGGCTATCTGCGGTGTTTTCACCGCCGAGGTCGCGGAGACGAAAGTTGCCATGGTGAACAAGTATGCAAGGGAGAACGAGCATCCGTTGCTGTGTACGCTGGAAAAAGCCTGA